Proteins co-encoded in one Gadus morhua chromosome 6, gadMor3.0, whole genome shotgun sequence genomic window:
- the mpeg1.1 gene encoding macrophage expressed 1, tandem duplicate 1: protein MAMRAALLLSLLHSCYLHPLGRPTNGLNQCRTTLSITALEVLPGGGWDNLRNMDMGRVMNLSYSQCQTTEDGLYLLPDEVFVIPQKQTGVESNSEILSSWLEVKSTTSHTINMDASYLSVLNAKFSVENQRMKTHQVQESSTTARVQVRNLVYTAKAYPDFAVDSSFAQQAVQIADAIENNQPKHAAYLSEKMVLDYGTHVITGVDAGATLVQEDYLRSLYVANSQSQTTSVSVLAGLNFFDKLKFDISSKDTTQNSALQAYQSNISYSLTQSHGGVPFYPGMTMQKWQEGTRNNLVAIDRTGLPLQYFINPKTFPDMPEPTVSRLALSVSHAIKRYYEVNTRRGCVDINSKNFNFQANVDDKSCQGPATNLSFGGLYQQCSPLTDDADPLCQALAQKNIDTGDFSCRSPYISTLLRSEVRQEGYNQYECQTVSHNCYLFFKCHREVCGNVYYVRKAKIDTYWCSVDGKAPEDSGYLFGGIYGPSLLNPITKSKSCPLYFIPQRFLSDGLTICLSNDYEMATAYSVPFGGLISCESANPLAGNQRHCPAEFSQHLATVSDGCEILYCVQSGLFTGGQLLPIRLPPFTLPPLIGTMGMSTEVAVMSEGEQSWVRVGQNKKWTPVLSENLMAVIRELQVDPGEMTAGSKAGLAFGIIGLLGILAVGGVFLVRKRASRRNSYVHIDGQPQMSETAVLLPEEEVEE from the exons ATGGCAATGAGAGCAGCACTGCTCCTCTCGCTCCTCCACTCCTGCTACCTTCACCCCCTTGGTCGGCCGACCAACGGGTTGAACCAGTGTCGGACCACCCTCTCCATCACGGCTCTGGAGGTGCTGCCCGGTGGAGGCTGGGACAACCTGAGGAACATGGACATGGGTCGGGTCATGAACCTCAGCTACTCCCAGTGTCAGACCACCGAGGACGGCCTCTACCTCCTCCCAGACGAGGTCTTTGTCATCCCCCAGAAGCAGACCGGTGTGGAGTCCAACTCGGAGATCCTCAGCTCCTGGTTGGAGGTGAAAAGCACAACGTCACATACTATCAACATGGACGCATCCTACCTTTCTGTGCTGAACGCAAagttttctgtggagaaccagagaATGAAAACTCACCAGGTCCAAGAGTCATCCACCACAGCGAGAGTACAG GTCCGCAACTTGGTCTACACTGCCAAGGCCTATCCTGATTTTGCTGTGGACTCGAGCTTTGCTCAGCAGGCAGTGCAGATAGCAGACGCCATTGAAAACAACCAGCCCAAGCATGCAGCATATCTTTCTGAGAAGATGGTGCTTGATTATGGAACCCATGTAATCACGGGTGTAGATGCTGGGGCTACTCTAGTCCAGGAGGATTACCTCCGATCCTTATATGTTGCCAACAGTCAGTCGCAGACCACCTCTGTCTCAGTACTCGCTGGCTTGAACTTTTTCGACAAACTGAAGTTCGATATTAGCAGCAAAGACACCACACAGAACTCCGCGCTCCAGGCGTATCAGTCCAACATTTCATACTCTCTAACCCAGAGTCACGGAGGTGTACCCTTCTACCCTGGTATGACCATGCAGAAGTGGCAGGAAGGCACCAGAAACAACTTGGTCGCCATTGACCGCACAGGGCTTCCACTACAGTACTTTATAAACCCCAAAACCTTCCCTGATATGCCAGAGCCCACGGTCAGCAGGTTGGCTCTATCGGTGAGTCACGCCATAAAGCGTTACTATGAAGTCAACACACGCCGGGGCTGTGTCGACATCAACTCCAAGAACTTCAACTTCCAGGCTAACGTGGATGACAAGTCGTGCCAGGGTCCGGCCACAAACCTCAGCTTCGGTGGTCTCTACCAGCAGTGTAGTCCGCTCACTGATGACGCAGATCCACTGTGTCAGGCCCTAGCCCAGAAGAACATAGATACAGGGGACTTCTCCTGCCGTTCGCCATACATCTCCACTCTACTGCGTTCAGAAGTCAGGCAGGAGGGTTACAATCAATACGAGTGTCAGACAGTATCTCACAACTGCTATTTGTTTTTCAAATGCCACCGCGAGGTGTGTGGCAACGTCTATTACGTGCGCAAAGCAAAGATCGATACCTACTGGTGCTCTGTTGATGGAAAGGCCCCTGAAGATTCTGGGTACCTGTTTGGAGGGATCTACGGCCCCTCCCTTCTGAATCCCATTACCAAATCCAAGAGCTGCCCTCTATACTTCATCCCACAAAGGTTTCTGTCAGATGGCCTGACGATCTGTTTGAGTAACGACTACGAGATGGCTACTGCATACTCTGTGCCGTTCGGGGGCCTCATCAGCTGTGAGTCAGCCAACCCACTGGCAGGGAACCAGAGGCATTGCCCTGCAGAGTTCAGCCAACATCTCGCCACAGTCAGCGATGGCTGCGAGATCCTCTACTGCGTCCAGTCGGGACTGTTCACTGGTGGGCAACTGCTGCCAATCCGCCTGCCTCCCTTCACTCTGCCTCCGTTGATTGGCACAATGGGTATGAGTACGGAGGTGGCGGTGATGAGTGAGGGGGAGCAGAGCTGGGTGAGAGTGGGCCAGAACAAGAAGTGGACACCGGTCCTGTCAGAGAACCTAATGGCAGTTATACGGGAGCTCCAAGTAGACCCTGGTGAGATGACAGCAGGATCCAAGGCAGGATTGGCCTTTGGGATCATTGGTTTGCTGGGGATTCTGGCTGTAGGAGGGGTGTTTCTGGTAAGAAAAAGGGCCTCTAGGAGAAACAGCTATGTGCATATAGATGGACAACCACAAATGAGTGAGACAGCGGTGCTGCTGCCAGAGGAAGAGGTAGAAGAATAG
- the prf1.5 gene encoding perforin 1.5, with product MATLPSRRFCLLASAIVLFILEAEGCRVGNWSECEKVPFVPGHNLAGEGFDVVRMRRTGAYVINVKAYLSANRTCTLCPNRFHAGQVEKLPAAVLDWRPFSRCSKQLSGALHHSVDSLIKSSSSMVKNNWGVGLSLEDVGKAVLGGSRSEMAKFAHSQHSVDKATFAIHEISCTYYSYRLADHPQLSTEFSKHLRRLPQSSGSPKNRALYRRLIDTYGTHYIHQVQLGGTVRRVTAFRTCLATLRGFSESEIKNCLNIELKMSLGFLPANTSFSNKCDALIKGNVSMGFYQGFMTHKIEVNGGERYFPDILYDQDPSESYHSWMNSLHDNPDVVSYAIFPLHHLVEDPEVKQNLKSMVTEYIKENRLKEEHLGSKNCSPNPNLDHNCCPLRAGRGTLKLEIHRAAGLRADTFTKTDAYVKIFYNDMYEETATVMDDNDPVWNATYNFGSVEMGNQLRFEVWDRDVLYNDVAGRCVVFPERGTHSLSCQLNKGVLYFTYSSTCDPHLIGYRCGRYSPNAE from the exons ATGGCCACACTACCAAGCAGGCGTTTCTGTCTGTTGGCTTCGGCGATTGTGCTGTTCATCCTGGAGGCTGAGGGCTGTCGTGTTGGCAACTGGTCCGAGTGTGAAAAGGTTCCCTTCGTCCCGGGCCACAACCTGGCCGGTGAAGGGTTTGACGTTGTGCGGATGCGTCGAACCGGGGCGTACGTCATCAACGTCAAAGCTTACCTGAGCGCCAATCGCACCTGCACGCTCTGTCCCAATCGATTCCACGCCGGACAG GTGGAGAAGCTCCCGGCGGCAGTGTTGGACTGGCGCCCTTTCAGTCGCTGCAGCAAGCAGCTCTCCGGCGCCCTGCACCACTCAGTGGACTCCCTGATTAAGAGCTCCAGCTCCATGGTTAAAAATAACTGGGGCGTAGGTCTGAGCCTGGAGGATGTGGGCAAGGCCGTGCTTGGCGGTAGCCGCTCAGAAATGGCCAAGTTCGCCCATTCGCAGCACAGTGTGGACAAGGCCACGTTCGCTATCCACGAGATCAGCTGCACCTACTACAG cTACAGACTTGCTGACCACCCTCAGCTCAGCACAGAGTTCTCCAAACATCTGAGACGCCTCCCGCAGAGCTCTGGTTCCCCAAAGAACAGAGCACTGTACAGACGACTTATAGACACCTACGGAACACACTACATACACCAG GTGCAACTCGGTGGTACAGTAAGGAGAGTCACAGCCTTCAGGACCTGCCTGGCAACATTGAGGGGTTTCTCAGAGTCTGAGATCAAGAACTGCCTGAATATTGAACTGAAGATGTCCCTGGGTTTCCTGCCCGCCAACACCTCCTTCTCCAACAAATGTGATGCCCTCATCAAGGGCAATGTGAGCATGGGCTTCTACCAAGGATTCATGACCCACAAGATCGAAGTCAATGGTGGAGAGAGGTATTTCCCAGACATCCTCTATGACCAAGATCCATCAGAGTCCTACCATAGCTGGATGAACAGCCTCCATGACAATCCTGATGTGGTTTCCTATGCCATCTTCCCTCTGCACCATCTGGTGGAAGACCCAGAGGTCAAGCAGAACCTCAAGAGTATGGTCACGGAATACATCAAGGAGAACCGGCTTAAGGAAGAACACCTGGGTTCCAAGAACTGTTCCCCGAACCCCAACCTGGACCACAACTGCTGCCCGCTTCGTGCAGGAAGGGGGACGCTGAAGTTGGAGATTCACCGAGCTGCAGGTCTAAGGGCGGACACATTCACAAAGACCGACGCATACGTGAAGATCTTCTACAATGACATGTATGAGGAGACGGCGACGGTGATGGACGACAATGACCCCGTGTGGAACGCCACATACAACTTTGGCTCTGTCGAGATGGGCAATCAGCTGCGGTTCGAGGTGTGGGACAGGGATGTGCTCTATAATGACGTTGCAGGGAGATGCGTGGTCTTCCCAGAGCGAGGGACTCACTCTCTGAGCTGCCAACTAAACAAAGGAGTTCTGTATTTCACCTACAGTTCAACGTGTGATCCCCACCTTATCGGCTACAGGTGTGGACGGTACTCGCCAAATGCAGAGTAG